The segment aaaagaaattggtcatacctaaaaactgtgaaatttgtttggcgttcttaggcggcataaattctcttatactccttgttcgctcgggatctatagtcactgtattatttttattaagttccccaaaaaggagatttcctcaaaacaaaactttgctttctctaggtttgccgttaagccatgtttgctttagtctatttacaatctctctgacaatgtactaaatgcgaatcaaggtctttactgtacactaagatatcatcacaaaaatttatcacatatttaaattttatattgtctaggactttgtccagataggcggacaatacagcactaccaacatgtaaaccaaagggtactcgtttattttaaatttatatttaccaaatatagtgctaaatgaggtaagatcttgactatcaggtgataatggacattgtaaaaaactttttcttaaatctattattgaaaaaatatttgggctccactaagatgttgataataattatttaaatcaccaatgggaaaatcaattttctgtaactttttatttaattcggtataattgactacaagtctgtcctttttggttaaaaaggctggactggagtaggctgaagtactgggttcaattattccttggtccaaccaatcctgtattattgttttcatcttatttacagtaggagggctcataaaataaggcctaataatttacaggtgtggggtcatttagaactaatctcacttccaaatctagagcctctcctaattttggagtaaaaacatttggaaaatcccctataaggttttgtatctcagcctcagctctagtgcaccctatttttacatcaatgcttgtttacttcatgttcaaaagggcTGTTGTCTGGCAATAGTTATTtcctcattacaattgaatttataaaataacatgaatctccatcaagatctaaaattaatttgctatttagttataaatgggtttcccaatacaatgtcccattttaaattatccaatacaaataaattttactttccaacaaaatttagaaatttttatcttagcataacagtaaccaaaacattttatttcggtGTTATTTGcaccaaacattctatcatctgacttcattaatttagaaacatttttatttcaacaataggctatcataaaattctttactaattatatctcttgtagcaccagtatctaataagcagtttgtttttacatttttacccactatagcttcaattaaaggcatattgttacactgtctaacatttagtgttaaattaggttttctatagtttatttactccaatttttaattaccttaccatagactctcataaaatagtgttttttcttttcttactgtattattatttataaaattattattcttaaacttatgaaaccggggagagatatttttaggtgtttgtGTGTAATACCCACTCCCCTGTCTACtagtttttttggattcctaaaacaattttttgctaagtgaccaggcctattacaattgaaacataactttgggtttttgacagtaggcctacttctTCTAAggtcaacatgtggtggatacatgttgttaacatatgtcttacttaaattgtcccttaagttatcattaaaggttatattgttactagctatacacacattttccaaatctgtaaaacaaatgggattgttttcaaaaattaacttatttctatctgtaggcttaataccctctttttatacaagttaccaagtcctgttcacttatgttacacaaataaaacttgactgagctctttgatgtcatagatgtattcatacagtggctcatcaaacctttgtggcctataaactaaatctagtctcagtctttcaattaggcctacagggataaaagcactaattaattccctgtgtagatagttgacatttggcatgacagacttacactgtattattttggctaaaagtggaccttttgcataacatggtaacaatgctaaaatttcattttctgataggctagtttcacattttagttttaacaaagttttcaaaaagtttattagctcaggtactactaagccatttgttactgtaaaattttgtaaataacattctacagggttgtttaacttattaaacataatttaaaaaaccagacataggttgactaatacaatcattgtttgcattataaataggcattataggcaaagtgggggtactggcagtaggctgtgatattgttggtggttgtacagaaataaggcctatttgttctttcactgcctgttccatagcctcatcttggttctaatgattcattttaaattggcttctaacactttaagctgttctaggttcactgtaggtagcaagtttttagctaactgttgttcaacatttactagcctacactttaaaagctgataaagttttcactatgtacagaacttagttctagctggttgtctaaaaataaacggtttattaaatgtttacacttttcttggaatttggtgatttctaaaggtgaactagcactgttcaattcactgcacccatgttctaataatatcactttttcactgagaagttttacttcctgattgtggtctatttttaataggctactaggagtaggtaaaatattgtttctcaaacactgtcttaaggactttctgagttcatttactgtactgtcactatttaatataatacctctagatatcagttcaaataccaactcatctttagacaaatattctattttaatggcaggcattgtggcgttttcactcagtttcacccagttgatggcagagtaggcacatcaatagcagattggcgcaataaatatgtgtaccgtattacgataacacatgggggtggtgacttctgaggtcgtagtaataaatactagaaatacaaagtttacttataagttcagtttaattacgaaaacttaaaagcaccacttttagatggtaaagggaaaagttatgtaatgccacgttgctgccaattagaatattaataactaaaaagtatatcttctaggtgggcctaagatatccaatgttctattgaattatgcgtacgacgttttactttacaaaacaataatatttcacttcccttcgcaataggtagactcacaacccgggtgtcggcgtcttggcacgagacattgaaagctgtagtctaagaacggttttATTTCTtgaagatgagtagaagttaggaagtggtagccatctattcaaacaacacgtgagatacatcagctacgtaaactcgcggacaaagcgcgcgaggtctgatgggttacgtagttgggctgctacaaagggttagaagaaaaaattcatacggcgtgccaattaggtagttactccgcccaataatttagttccggaacattgggatgtaaaataatattatattatactggctgattaggttgcgaaatttacattgtatgaaatttaattaactaatttacggtacacccAGAATCTATTGCTTGAGAGACCTGCGCCTGGCgacttttacaaattatatcCTACACGGTTTTGTGCGTGTAGGAGAAGCAGTTCCGGTGTGAAATAATTAGTTAATTCTCGATGCCAcaattgagtttgctttgttggcCCGGtcaagtaacaataataattaggtctgagaagcctactttggtcAAAGAGCGTCTACTTCCAGTATAAAGAGAGGAAGGAAAATCATAACTTCTGGCTGTACCTTATTACTCAGTATTCAATAGATCATCATGGTACTAAATGGTATCTGCTGTAGCACTTTGTCAAGTAAACATGTAGCCTACCTGCACTTACGAAAGTTAACCATTTTCGTGAAGTCCTGATTTAGGCTATTGACTTTACTTCGCTCAGCTAATTGGAAATTCGCTAAAAATTTGGTTGgagtattgtgtttttatttttcttcttcgaTACGCTTATTGATATTGTGCTTGAATGTTAAAATACTTCGGCCAGGTTTGAACCGGTAATTTTGCCATTAACAACTCCACCGTAAGCCTAAGactataattaaatagttttcttgCCACCATATAAATTCGTACTTCAAACTGTGACTTCTTTATTTGCATAATAAGAAACAGTAAACCCAATGATAAAACTATCCAGAACAGAATCTTATTAGAATCGGTGTAATGAATCACCTGACTTACTGAAGATGGGGTCTTCTGATCCTGCGACAACGGCCCGACGTGTCCCTGTAAAATCCTGCTCCACATCGGCGTGACTTCTTAGTGGTCTGGGCAGGAGAGGGGGTTGGGTCCTCCACTGCGGCTGGGGCAGAAGCTGTAGACGCCAGCAATGGCTCCTTGATGTCGAGGGCGACGTCGCTGGCCGAGGTGCTACTGTCGGTGGCACTGGCTGCTGTGGAGTTTGTGGAGTTCAAGGCGCTAACAGCAGGGGAAGCGGAGATGAGTGCAGCGATGGGGTCAGGAGTACCGGTGGAGTTGGAATTCGAAGTGCCGGCCAGGCTCGAGTTGGAACCAGGAACCGGCTTTGCTGGTTTCTCAGTGAAGTCGTTGTAATCATAGTCATACTGCAATGAGGAAATCAATTAATACCACTAAGCTATGTAtcaactgaatttaaaattaaaagttgataTTGAAATGCAAAATATGTTCCTTCAGAAAGATTCAAAAAGTGTTCTACATTTTTTGTCTTCTTGGAATTTTTTAGGTCCCGGATGAGAAAAACTCAATAGCCAACCAAAATAGTAATCAGgataataagaataagaataatttattcacacaatagaactcataggttttctgtgcaagtcaaaacatccctatcaaaaataattatgcaTTATGCAAAAAATAAGCAACAGAATAACTGTTTACAACAGAGCatacagtacattttaaaagtaaaaacaaaataaattcttgtaacaCTTTTAAGTGATCCCTACTATAAAAAAATCGGGGTAATCAAGACATGGGTATCACGTaagcctttaaataatttttgaaactgtttacatttgtttgaattttggtTACATTTGAAGTAAATTGTAGAGTTTAGGaccacaataacattttttttgaaaaggttgagacTGAAACGGTCTGAAATTAGGTAATTTCTGTGCCGTTTGTCATGATCATGATTCAAATGAgagaaaagatttttattttgaaaaacaaacattgtcgAATGAAAAATGAGAAGGGAGGCCAAGGTAAGGATCCCACTAGATCGGAAACGCTCTCTACAACTCTCATCTGTTCTCATTTCCCAAACGACCCTCAACTCTTTAAGAGTGAATACTCTGTTAAAGTTGACGACTCTAGCAAATCTCCATAATATTATTCCGTAACTCAACTTCGATCCAAATAAGCCTAAGTAACCCAGTTTAAGAACCTGTTCTGAGGCAAATGTAGATTACCAAAGTACCGTTTTAGGTTAGTTACAATAATGTTCTGGTGTAAAGAACGTGTCAGACGCTAAATCAATCCGACTTCCAATGTGGAGTCGGGTTACAACAAGGTAACAGTGAATGGAATACAGCAAACTATGTGCACACTAAAATACCCAAACACATTCCCGTTTCCAACCTGCACACTGTTTTCACTCCGTATCGGTTCCAAATTCTTACGGCAGACTGTGTTTTTCCTGATCAGACTATGAATAACTAACCAGAAGTCTCGAACAATGTTCGCCCTCCGCCAATGTTCTTAAGTAAAAATGTTCAGTAGCCTACATACCTATGTGTTCTGTTTTAAAACCATTATCGGAAAAAATGTCAAGTGCGTTTCCGCAAAATATATAGAACATGCGTGAAATACCTAAGGGAACAAGTTGATGACCTCcactctttaaaattatttgatgacAAACCTTTTCTTGTTGTTATTCGTGGGCTGCACTGTTCGGTCGCCATAGAATACTGTCTAGTGAGCTTGCTCAAAAAGGGCACTCAATCAGATTAATAAGTTACGTTCTTTCTCGTAAGAAAGAGAAATTACCACTTTTCTTCGTTTACCCAGAATGCTGACATCAAAGAATATATGTTCAATCTTGATTCATTGGTGTGTTCAAAACTTGAAGCTGACCATTTTAGACCGAAAACGCCAACAGTGCGTACGTTACACATACCAAAAGCTATTGTGGCCATCCTCTAGCGTTCGCTGTGTTGGCTCTCACGGATCCTCCACACCTTTGTACCCAACCCCGTGACACGCCTGCTACGTGTAACCAACCCCATCCATTGAACAGATGTTGCTCCGTTTACATACCCAACAGACCATCACAGCCGCAGTCTTAACAACCTAGCGCGTGGCTCTGTTATTCTTCGTTCGCTAGAAAAAAAACTGCTACCTCGATGCCCATAGAGTAACATATTATAacgtgtgttccaaattttattcacactgaagggatcttgcaAACtgaagagatacagcaaagattaaatgaaGAAAGTTGTGCGTTTAATCAACAAAATCaacaaatcaatgtggttaagttaattatttgttGTGTCGTTCACTCGTTGCGCTCAAACACTGTTTATGGTCAAAATCTGTCACATTTCTCTTATTAGTActaattttgaaacgttttttacatgaaatctgcatgaaatttcttctagatttaaatattacaatgaaacaatttttaagacCAGAAAGCACTTAGCATGGTGTAGGGtttgagtaaaatttttaatgcaacGGCCCATTTTTGTCGTGAATGTAGCTCAATTTTCGTAGTTTGTGTAAAATGGAAAATtctgatttctttttttttcactacataaatcaaaattgGCACTTTTATAAAATTGTCTGGAAAATGTTATTCTTACTCATTTTGTATAACTCGGTTTCCGCGGCGTTCTATTGTTTCAGAAGTACACGATAACATTGAATGTTTGTCagtgaatatgtttaaaaattagaattaattataaataaacaaagttcatgatttacaaacaaatttatatgattataacaatttttgtttcataggATCTTTTCtgaatgtttgaaagtgttatcaatatattaacaCGTCAACACCATCGCACCATCGTGTTTCTGGGAATTAAATTTATGAACTATAAACGCATCCTTAGTTTGACTTTTTAAGATGGCAACTGTATGTACAATCTACCTTTCTCCCGACTAAGcgaaggaatatttttttatgcttacttttgtgaaaactaaata is part of the Homalodisca vitripennis isolate AUS2020 chromosome 8, UT_GWSS_2.1, whole genome shotgun sequence genome and harbors:
- the LOC124367786 gene encoding uncharacterized protein LOC124367786 isoform X2, producing the protein MSARTPQSVLAMVLLLVVLLGTAAASSLRYDQTQTGDTNIHLQVKNVEVLALLDDSVGAEYDYDYNDFTEKPAKPVPGSNSSLAGTSNSNSTGTPDPIAALISASPAVSALNSTNSTAASATDSSTSASDVALDIKEPLLASTASAPAAVEDPTPSPAQTTKKSRRCGAGFYRDTSGRCRRIRRPHLQ
- the LOC124367786 gene encoding uncharacterized protein LOC124367786 isoform X1, translating into MSARTPQSVLAMVLLLVVLLGTAAASSLRYDQTQTGDTNIHLQVKNVEVLALLDDSVGAEYDYDYNDFTEKPAKPVPGSNSSLAGTSNSNSTGTPDPIAALISASPAVSALNSTNSTAASATDSSTSASDVALDIKEPLLASTASAPAAVEDPTPSPAQTTKKSRRCGAGFYRDTSGRCRRIRRPHLQMMMNLARGQTTVAATTS